Sequence from the Qipengyuania pelagi genome:
TCCATGAGCAACCCGGCGGCGCCATCCCTTTCCGCCCGCCGCAGTGCTTCGGCCATCAGCCCGACCGGATCGAGCCCGTCTCCGGGCTGGTCAGGGCGGTCGTTCACCTGCCCAACGCCCACGATGACCGGTATCCGTTCCGGGTTCAGCTCCATCCTATTGCTCCCTTGCGTGCTCTCTTCCGCACCGATACCGGTTGCAAAACGAAACACAAAGGAGAGGCCCGCCCATGAAGACCGCGATCACCGAGATGTTCGGCATCCAGCATCCCATCATCCAGGGCGGGATGCATTATGTCGGCTTTGCCGAGATGGCGGCGGCGGTTTCCAATGCGGGCGGGCTGGGCATCATCACCGGGCTGACCCAAGGCACGCCCGAAAAGCTCGCCAACGAGATCGCACGCTGCAAGGACATGACCGACAAGCCCTTCGGCGTGAACCTGACCTTCCTGCCCTCGCTGAATCCGCCCGACTATCCCGGCCTCGTCAAGGCGATCATCGAAGGCGGGGTGAAGGTGGTCGAGACCGCCGGGCGCAATCCCGAACAGGTCCTGCCGCATCTCAAAGGTGCCGGGATCAAGGTGATCCACAAATGCACCAGCGTGCGCCATTCGCTGAAGGCCCAGTCGATCGGCTGCGACGCGGTCTCGGTCGACGGGTTCGAATGCGGCGGCCATCCGGGCGAGGACGATATTCCCAACATGATCCTGCTCCCCCGCGCGGCGGACGAGCTGGAGATCCCCTTCGTCGCGAGCGGGGGGATGGCCGATGCGCGCAGCCTTGTCGCGGCGCTGGCTATGGGCGCCGAGGGGATGAACATGGGCACGCGCTTCATCGCGACGAAGGAAGCGCCGGTGCACGACAATGTGAAGCAGGCGATCCTCGCGGCGAGCGAACTCGACACGCGGCTGGTCATGCGGCCCCTTCGCAACACCGAGCGGGTGATGACCAATGACGCGGTCGAGAAACTGCTCGAGATCGAGAAGGAAAAGGGCGCGGACCTCACTTTCGAGGATATCTACGAACAGGTCGCGGGCGTCTATCCGCGCATCATGGCGGAAGGAGACATGGATGCGGGCGCCTGGTCCTGCGGTATGGTGGCCGGCCTCATCAGCGACATCCCGACCTGTCAGGAACTGATCGACCGGATCATGAGCGAGGCCGAGGCGATTATCCGTCAGCGGCTCGCCGGGTTCCTCGACGCGTAAGGGTTTCGATCATGGAATATGGCAATCTTGGCCGTTCGGGCCTCAAGGTGTCGCGCCTGTGCCTCGGCTGCATGAGCTATGGCGACACCAGCCGCGGCTGGCATGGCGACTGGGTGCTGGACGAAGGGCAGTCCCGCCCCTTCATCCGCGAGGCTGTCGAGGCGGGGATCAACTTCTTCGATACCGCCAACATGTATTCGATGGGCGCATCGGAAGAGGTGATCGGGAAATTGCTGCCCGAATTCGCCCATCGCGACGAGATCGTGGTGGCGACCAAGGCCTTTCTCCCGTGGAAGCGGGCACCGAACGCTGGCGGTCTGTCGCGCAAGGCCCTGTTCCAGGCGGTGGACGACAGCCTCAAGCGGCTCGACATGGACTATGTCGACCTGTTCCAGATCCATCGGTGGGATCCGTCGACCCCGATCGAGGAGACGATGGAAGCGCTTCACGACATCGTGAAGATGGGCAAGGCGCGCTATCTCGGCGCATCCAGCATGTATGCCTGGCAATTCGCCAAGGCGCAGGAGACGGCGCGCGCGAACAATTGGACGCCCTTCGTCTCGATGCAGAACCATGTGAACCTGCTCTATCGCGAGGAGGAGCGCGAGATGATCCCGCTGTGTGAGGATCAGGGCGTGGGCCTGATCCCGTGGAGCCCGCTGGCGCGCGGACGTCTGGCGCGGGCCTGGGACGAAAGCACGGTCCGCAGCGAGACCGACGGGTTCGGCAAGACGCTCTATCGCCAGCACGTCGAGGCCGATCGCGCGGTGATCGAAGCGGTCGGCGCAATCGCGAAGGAGCGCGGGGTGGAGCGGGCCAGCGTGGCGCTTGCCTGGCAGTTTTCCAAGCCCGCCATGGTCGCGCCCATCATCGGGGCGACCAAGCCCGGCCATATCGCGGCGGCGGTGGCGGCGACCGGGCTTGCCCTGAGCGAGGAGGAGATCGCGCGGCTCGAAGCGCCCTACCTTCCCAAAAATCCGGTCGGAGTCGAAAGCACGGTGGCGGGCGATCTCGCGCTTACCCTGCGCGGGGAATAAGCACCTATCCGCCAAAAAACACGCGCAAATCGCGCAATCTGCGACAGGCCTGTCACATTCGCGATATCCCCGTCACGCAGCGGTCACGCAAGCGCGACACAAGGCTCCGGCAAAGGGGGCATTGCGTCGGGGAATCATGCAAATCGTTTCGATCTTTCTGACCGGGGAAGAGGCGGAGACCTTCGCGCCTTTCGATCATGACGACACCCATGTCGTGTTCGACCGGCTGACCGGGCACGGGCCGCGCCGCATCGCGGAAGGGCAGGTCTGGGCCTTTATCGACTGGGTGCTCGAGGATATGTCGGGCCTCGAACTGTGCCGCCGCCTGCGCCGCGATCCGCGCATGGCGGATGCGCATATCACCATGGTGCTGGATGGCGAGGACAAGGCTGCGCATGACGAGGATCGGCGCCGCGCGCTGAAGGCGGGGGCGGACGATTACATGATCGGCCCCGTCGATCGCCACGCCATGCTCGACCGGGTCTTCGCCCTGCGCTCGCCGCGCCAGCAGCAGCGGGTGGCGCGCGTGATCGAACTGGGGGCGCTGGCGATCGATCTGGGATCGCTCCAGGCGCGCTGGGGCGGCGAGCGGCTGGCCCTGCGCCCCAACGAGTTTCGCCTGCTGCGGTTCTTCGCAGAAAATCCCGATCGCGTGCTTAGCCGCCAGGATCTGATCGCGGGGCTGGGCAAGCAGGACCCCCCGATCGACGAGCGCACCGTCGATGTCTGGGTCGGCCGCCTGCGCCGCGCGCTCCAGCAGGCGGGCGCGGGCCAGCCGCTGCGCACGGTGCGATCGCTGGGCTATGTCTTCGACAGCGAATAAGGGCTGTCACCAGCGGGCTTACGCGGCGTCCCACGCTTCCGTCAGCCTCAGCGCGCCGTCACCATAGAGATAGTCCGGTTCGAACCGGGCATAGGCTTCGAGCGCGTCCCAATCGGTGGGATAGAGATCGCCGCGCCGGATCTCGCCGACCCCGGCCGCGCGCAGCTTGCCCACTGCGCGATTGGCATGGATCGCGCTGACCCCGCACATATCGGCGAGGTCCAATTGGGTGAACGGCGTCCTCATCGGTCCGTTGACCGGGCGATCGATCAATTGCAGCCGCTTGCGCAATTCGGAATAGAGATGCGCGATCCGGCGCGGGGCATCGAGCTGTTCGAGCGTCTGGATCCATTTGCGATGGATGGCGGCATCGAGCAGCGTGGCGAACCACATCGCCCGCGCGACACCCGGCCGCTCGCGCATCACCGATCGAAGCGCACCGTGGCTCACATACCCGACCTTCACTCGCCCTACGGTGACGATGTTGTGATCCAGCCGCTTGAGGGCGAACCCGTGCAAGTCGACGAAGTCACCCGGCACGTGAACGCCGACGATATACCGTCGATCGGTTTTCTCGATTGTTCTGAAGACGAAACCCTCGATCAGAAGGGTGCTGCGTTCGGCGACCTGGCCGCGCTCGATGAGGACGGTCGCATTGCCATGCTCCTCGACAGATTCAACCAGGGTCTCGATATATCGCAGATCGTCTTCGGAGAGATTGTCGCGCAGGCGGCCGGCGAGGAAATTGCCGGTCAGCGGATACTCCATCGTCTCGCAATCCCACATCACGTTCAGGTCGGCGCGGACGTAAGCGAGCCCGTGGGGCGGGTCTATTGACGGATGTTAGCTTCCTGTTCTTTATTCGTTTCGCGTTTTTTGCGAAGACCGAGCGCTCAGCGGAAGGACAGGTCTCCGTCCCCGTAGAGATAATCGGGTTCGAAATCCGCGAAGGTCTCGAGCGTTTCGCGCGATGCGATCTCGACGCGCCCGCGCCGGAAATCGGCGATGCCCTCGGCGCGCAGTTTCCCGATCGCGCGGTTCGTATGGATCGCGGTCGCGCCGCACATTTCGGCGATATTGTTCTGGGTCAGCGGCGTGTCGAACCCGGTTTCGTCGCCAAGGCCGACCATTTCGAGCCGCCGCCAGATCTCGGCGAAGATATAGGCGATGCGGCGCGGCACGGTCAGCTGCTCCAGCTTCATGATCCACTGGCGGTGGAGGGCCGCGTCCAGCAGGGTGGAAAACCACAACAGGCGGCCGAGATGGGGGTCGTCCGCCATGGCGGCGGTCAGCCGCTCGTGGGGAACCAGCGCGATCTTGGCGGGGCCCACGCAGTCGATATTGTGATCGAGGTGCTTCAGCGCGAAGCAGTGCAGATCGACGAAGTCTCCCGGCACGTGGAAGCTCACCGCATGGCGCTTGCCGTCGCTTTCGAGCGTTCGCAGCATGAAGCCTTCGACGAGCATGGTGGAGGTGTTGCAGACATCGCCGCGCGCGATGATGCGGTCGCCATGGTCGCGATCAACCGTTTCGGACACCAATCCTTCGATCCGCGCCTTTTCGCTCTCGCTCAGGGCGTGCCGGGCGCGGCCCTCGAGGAACCGTCCGGTCAGGGGGAAGCGTTCGATCTCCGTCTGGTCCACCATGGCGGTGCGTTAGCGGCGCATCGCCAAGCTGCCAACTATTGTTAGTTCGGTGGCCGGGTGAGCGGCGAACCCGTTCGGTTTCTCATGCCCACACGCACACGCCGCGCATGAAGATCGCGGTTCTCGCCCATATCCGCCACGCCATCGCCGAACCCTTTAAGGGCGGGATGGAGGCGCACTGCCACGCCCTGTGCCGCGGATTGCGGGCGCGAGGCCACGAGGTGACGCTGTTCGCCGCCGCCGGGTCGGACGATCCCGCTCTCGTGCCGACCGTCGCGCAGCCCTATGAGAGCGTGCTGCCGTTCGAACTCTGGCACGGGACGGAGCGGCTGGCGGCCTATCAATTCGAAGGGTTCGCCAGCGCGTTCGATCACCTGCGCGCGGGATCGTTCGACATGGTCCACAACAATTCGCTGTTCGCTCCGGTCATTGGTTGGTGCGCCGATGCGGGGATACCCTGCGTCACATCCCAGCACGTGCCCCCCTTCGGCGCGATGAGGAACGCGGTTGCGGCCCATATCGGGCGTCCGGGTGTGGCGGTGACCGTGACCTCGCACCACCAGGTTTCTCTCTGGCCGGAAGCGTGCCGGGACCGGCTGCGCGTGGTGCCGAACGGAGTCGATACCGACGCATGGCGTCCGCTAGCCGCTAACCCCGAAGAGACAGTCGGGGAGCACCTGACATGGGTGGGCCGGATCGCGCCGAACAAGGGAACGGCGGAAGCGGTGCGCGCCGCGCGGCTCGCGAAGGCTGCGCTGCGTGTGTTCGGCCCGATCGAGGATGCCGCGTATTTCGCCCGTGAAGTCGCGCCGCATCTCTGCGAGCAGATCGTCTATCAAGGCCATCTCGATTCCGCGCGCCTGCAACAGGAAATCCGCACCAGCCGTGCCGCGCTCGTCACGCCGCGTTGGGACGAACCTTTCGGTCTCGTCGCGGCGGAAGCGCTCGCCAGCGGCACTCCCGTCGTCGGATTCGCGCGCGGGGCTATCCCGGAGGTGGTCGGCGATTGCGGGATACTGGGGCCCGATGGTGACGTGGCCGCGCTTGCCCGAGCCATTCAGGCTGTCGCGAAGGTCGACCGCTCCCTGTGCCGCGAGCGCGCGCTGGCGCGGTTTTCGATCCCCCGGATGATCGCCGGGTACGAGTGCTGCTACGCGGCGGCCATCTCGGCTTGCGGCACGGCCGGTTCGCCGCGCGCGATCCGTTCCTCCATCAGCGCCAAGGCTTTGGAGGCACTCGCATAGGGCGCGTGTTCCTGCTGGCGTGTCAGGGCCAGTTCTGCCGGGCCGGGATCGCGGAGCTTGACGAAGCCGCCTTGTCCATCGCGCTTGACGAGGCCCATCAGTTCGAAGGCGCGCAGCCAGTGTTCCATCGTCGGCGCGTTCCATTTCGTTTCGAAATATTGCGCGTTGCGGATCACGCTGTCGATGTGGTGGACGGGCGGCATGTGGTGGGGGTGATATTGGTGATAGGCCTTCGCGCCGCGCACCCACCACAAGGGCTGACCTTGCGACACGAATGTCCGCCCGAAATCGGTATCCTCGCCGCCATAGCCGTCATATCCCTCGTCGAACCCGCCGATCTGGGTGAACGCCGCTTTCGTAAGAGCGAAATTGAGCGACCAGAAGCAACGATAATCGCCGCATTCGCCGACCATTCCCGCCGGAGGGCCGGCACGCTCCGAATGCTTGACCGCGACGCGTTCGAACCGGGCGTAATCGATCCCCGCATCGGTGGCGCCTTTCGGTAGATAGCCGACTTCGCCCATGAACACGCCATCGTTCAATGCGGCGGCGATGGCGTAATCCGCCAGACATTCGGGATCCGGGATACAATCCACGTCGAGGAAGACGAGCAGCTCGCCCCGCGCCTCGGCAGCGGCGCGATTGCGGGCCTGTGCCAGGGGGATTCCCTTTTCGCCCATGACGATCTGGCGAATGGGAAAGTCGGTTTCCGGCAGATCGTATTCGCGATCCTGCATGACCGCCACGACCAGTTCCATCGGCTGTCGGCGATTACGGGCGAGGCCGCTCACGAGATTGGAGAGATGCCGCTCGCGCCCATGGGCGAGCGTGCAAACCGAAGCTGTCATGCGATGATCTCCGCCACTATTTCCACGGCAGGTTTTTCCCCGTCCGATTGCCAGAGCCGGACAGCCAGTTCGTCCAGCCAGTGTGCCGCCTTCGTCGCAGCATCATGATCGATGATCGCGCGCTGGCGTTCGCACTCGATAAGACCGGCAGCGCGCCTCAGGCCCGCCCAGCCTTCCGCATGGGACGGCCATTGGCGCGATACCGCGGCCAGGCCTTCGCGATCGAGCACCTCCGCCTTGCAGAGCTGTTCGTCGAAATAGCGCCATTCGGGCACCACGATCCAAGGACGACCGGCGGCGAGCACCATATGCGCGGTCGTGTTGCCGCAGCTCGATACGACGCGGTCGGCGGCCGCGATCCAGGTCTGCGGATTGTCGACCCAGCCGCGATGCTCGAGATTGCCGGGCGGCGTCTCGTGCCATTCGCTCCGCACGGTGCCGATGGTGATCCAGCGCACATTCGGTTCGGCCCGCGCGCCGAGCGTGATCGGGGCGCTCGGCGTGCCTTCGCCGCCGCCGCCCGCGACCACCAGCACGATCTCCGCATCCTCCGCGATCCCCAGTTCCGCCCTAGCCGCCATGCGAGACGGCGCGGCGCGGCAATCGATCCCGACGCCGCTGGCGTAGTGAGTCTTCTTGCGCAGATGATAGGGCCGGTCGGCCTGCTCCAGCGCCTGCGCATAGGGCGCCAGCAGGCCCACCGCGCTGTCATACGCCGCCATGTGACCCGGATCGTTGCGAGCGCCGTGCTGCATCACAGCTATATGCGGCACCGAACAGAGCCGCGCGAGCTGGCCGAGTTCGGCGGAAACGTCGGTGACGAACAGCGCCGGATTGGCGCGCGCGAACCATGCGGTGATGGTCGCCATGGCCTCTCTGATCGTATCCCAACCCAGCGGCGCGCAATGCGTGGTGTCCGGCATCGCGAAACTTTGTAGCGCTGCCGGTTCGCGACCGGTCGGCTCGAACAGGGAGGGGATGGCGATCACCTCGACACCGGGGGCGAGAGCGGGAAAGATATCCTCGCGGGCGCAGAACAGGGTGACCGGCCTTTTCGCCGCCAGCTCGTTGGCAATGCTCGCCGCGCGTTCGGCATGGCCGCGTCCTTGGTGGTGGACGAAATAGCCGATCGGCTGCGCGCGCGTCATGCCACCTGCTCCACCCGGTGAGCCGCGCGCTGGCGCCGCTGGTGCGCCAGGATGCCTTCCAGCGCGCCATTGGCGTGCGAGCGCCGCGCCACATAGACATTCGCCCGGTCCGACAGCGTGGCGATTTCCTGCGAGTGGTTCGCGACCATGATCGCATTGTCGCACACGCTCAGCATATCCTCGTCGTTTCCGCTGTCCCCCACAGCGAAAACGTTGCGCATATCGACGCCCAGCCGTCCGGCGATGTGCCGCATGGCAACCGCCTTTCCCCCCGCGATCGGAAGAATGTCGAGCAGGGTCGCATGGCTGAGGACGGTCCGCGCGTAGATGCCGCGTTCCAGCAGACGCACGCGCAGGGCGTCCGCCACGGTCGGGTCGTCGGCGAAGAAGCTGCGCTTGAATTCGCGTTGTTCGTAATGGGGCTGCGGCGTCAGGCCCTTGAGGCCTTTCACCGCCTCGTCCACGGCAGCAGGATCCCAGCCGAGCGCGATCTTGCGATCGAAGAGGAGATCGCGCTCGATTTCTCCATGGCGCTCGACGTAGAGTTCGCTTCCGACCGAGGTGATCCAGGCGCGCGGCCTGGGCAATCCCCATTCGCGCACGATACGCTGCGCCTCGACGATCGAGCGTCCGGTCGCGAGGACGAAGCCGACGCCGCTGTTCCTGCTCAGATACTCGCGCAATCGCGAAACGCCGATGCGGCAGCCGGTCAGCGTGTTGTCGAGATCGCAGACGAGCAGCGAAGATAGGACCTTGTTCACAGGCTCTTCCCGCGACAAGATGTCACGCGCCAGAGCGACGAAATGGTCCGCATAGGCCTCCCACGTCATCGCGGTTACGCGGGCGAGGGCGTTGGCCGATTTCTCCGCCCAGAGCGCGCGGTCGTCCAGCAGACGCTCGATCGCATCGGCAATGTCCTGCGGATCGTCTGGATCGACGAGCAAGCCGTGGTCCAGCTGGTCGAGAATGTCGATCGGGCCACCGATGCGCGTGGCGACGACCGGCACGCCATGGGCCGCGGCTTCGACGAGAGTGAGGCCATAGGGCTCCACCTTCGCCGGATTGACGAAGACGCCGCCACTCTCTCGGGCAAGCGCGAAGAGCGCCTCCACATCCTCGCGCGCGTGGCGCGGCGGGTAAGCGATGCTCCCGTATAATTCATGCCGGTCGATCGTATCGAGGAGCTCGGAAAAGACGGCGCGCCTTTCCGCCCCGCCGCTTTCGATCCCGTCGCGCAGGCCGGCAAGGATCACGAGATTGGCCTTCGCGCGCAGCCAGGGCGATCGACCGAAGGCCTCGACCAGCATGGCGAGGTTCTTCTTCGCCACGGGTCGGGCGATAGCGAGGATGATCGGCTTGTCCGGCTCACGCAGGAAGGGCGCTATCAGATCGCGTGCGCGGTCCCTGGCGTCTTGCCCGACGCTGGGCACCTTCACGCCCGGCACGATCCGGTTGACGCGGCCTATCCGGGCGGACGGGTAGGCCAGGATCTGCCGCTCGCATTCGTCGCGCGAGGAGCCGACGATCGCCGACGCGGCACCGATCGCGCGATCTTCCTCGGCGATCCGGCCATCCAACTCGGCTGCCAGTTCGGGTCCGGGAGCGGTGACGGCAGCGCGCTTGTCCAGCCCGAGCGAATGCGCGGTGTAGATGAAGGGTATTCCGAACTCGCGCTCGATCTGGGCGGCGATGTCGGCGGCATCGGCGAAGTGGGCGTGGACGATGTCCGGCAAGCGGCTGCGCGCCCGCAGGTCCGCGAACAAAGCATCGATGAAGGCGGCACGATCCTGCGCCAGGGCTTCCTTGGCCAGATAGCGCGGATCGCCGCTGTCGATCCGCCGGATCACGCATGTGTCCGAAATCCATTCCTCGCTCTGCGCATGGATCGCGCCGAGCCTTTTATCGACGAAGCGCCTTGTGATGATCTCCGCCAGCTCGACATCGTCCCGCCGCGCCAGCGCTTCCATCTCGCCGAGAATATAGGTGATGTGGCCGCCGGTATCCTCGGTAATTCCGTATTGAACCGGCTCTGCCCGAAGGCAGCCTCCCAGCGCGATCGACATGATATGCAAACGAGGGCCCCTGATACTCACAGGGACCCAATCCGCCCGCGAGATCACCGGGCTCCATTTAAACGTTTGTTATGCGTTTATTTTCGGGGGGTCATCGACGCGGAACAAGCTTTAGGGCCGGGGGTGCGATCTGCCGTGCCACCTCGCCATCTGCCGCATCGATCTCGCATCGGTCGCGCCCGGCGGCCTTGGCACGGTAAAGCGCGCGGTCCGCGCGCCGCAAAAGATCGCCCGTCGCCTCGCCTGCCTTCATCGTGGCCATGCCGATGCTCACGGTGATGAGATCGGCATCCGCGTAGTCGAGCTGCTCGATGGCGAGGCGCATGCTTTCGCAGGCAAGGAAGGCGGCGCGCTGGTCCAGCGGCAGGAGCAGGACGAATTCCTCGCCGCCGATGCGCGCCGCATGGCCCGCGGAAGGCCGGTTGCGTTCGAGACAGGCGGCGACCTTGCGCAGCACCTCGTCGCCGACGGCATGGCCGAAACGGTCGTTGAACCGCTTGAAATGATCGACGTCGATGATCGCGATGCTGAGCGCAGTGTGCGTGTCTGCGCTCTGCGCAACGTCCAGCCATCGGTCGAGCGCCCGGCGATTGGGGAGGCCGGTGAGCGGATCGGAAAGCGCCTCGGTCTGACTGGCCCTCACGACCGAATGCAGGAAGCTCGCGATGACCAACAGGCCGGCGGCAATCGTCAGCAAGCCGCTGCTCGCCTGCGAGATGGCGGCGTAGATCGTGCCCGCATAGTCCCGTTCCGTCGCGCCCGTTCCCAGCCAGATGGCGAACGCCGCCTTGAGCGGGAAATGCAGGGCCATGACGACGGATACACCGACGAGACAGCGATTGAGCAGGGACGGGGGCGCGTGCCGCTTCATCGCCACCGTGCAAAGGATCGCCCCAAATGTGAACCAGCTCTGGAAGGAGAGCTGATACCAAACCGTATCGCGCGGCGCCTCGATCGTCGCGACCCGCCACAGGCAGCCGCAAATCAGGATCAGCGCGGCGCTCGCCCACATCGGTCGGCGCTTGTGATAATGCGACATGGCCAGCGCCATCGTGACCAGCGCGGTGAGAAAAGACGCGAAACCGATGGTTTGCAGGACCGCGACATTCCCGCCAAGCCAGATGGCGAGACCAGCCAGAGGCTCGATCACGCCGAACGCAAAGGCAAGGGCGAACCAGCGCGCGCGCCGGACCATCGGGTAGGTATGGGCGGTGACGAGGAACGCCCCGATAAACATCGCGGCGACCAGAATATTGGTCAGGATCGGCAGGATGGCCTGGGGCATGGTCGCGATGATGATCCCGGTGTTCGGTTCACACGTGGAAGCGGCTGGTTCGGGAAACCCCTAGGGCAGGTATGGTTACGAACGGGTAAAACACCCGGACGTCCATAGCCACACCCCTTCGAACCGGCCCGCCCGATCGGCGCGACTGGCGGAGCGACCCGCACCGGGATCGGTGGGCAAGACTGGTGGGGCTTAGGGCATCGGCTCCGGTCGCACCGACCCGGCCACACGCAGCCTCTCTGCTGCCTCGCGAATGATCGCTCGCTTGTCTGCGTCGCTGGCCGCCTGCCACGCCGCGATCTCGTCGAGAGAGCGCCCGCACCCCGTGCAATGGCGATTGTCCCGGTCCAGCCGACAGAGATTGATGCAAGGGGAGGCGATGGCGGGCACCGGCGGTTGATCTCTCCAGGATCGGGACAAATCAAGCGTCCAAAGCATTTGAAGGCGATCGTCGGACCACCGTTCCAGAGGTGGCTCGCGCCTGACTGGTCCTCATTCAAAAAGCAAAATCACATTCAGGCGTTGAAGCCTTCGCGGGGAACGGCCGCCCATGTGCTGTCGCTCTTGAGATAGC
This genomic interval carries:
- a CDS encoding NAD(P)H-dependent flavin oxidoreductase, whose amino-acid sequence is MKTAITEMFGIQHPIIQGGMHYVGFAEMAAAVSNAGGLGIITGLTQGTPEKLANEIARCKDMTDKPFGVNLTFLPSLNPPDYPGLVKAIIEGGVKVVETAGRNPEQVLPHLKGAGIKVIHKCTSVRHSLKAQSIGCDAVSVDGFECGGHPGEDDIPNMILLPRAADELEIPFVASGGMADARSLVAALAMGAEGMNMGTRFIATKEAPVHDNVKQAILAASELDTRLVMRPLRNTERVMTNDAVEKLLEIEKEKGADLTFEDIYEQVAGVYPRIMAEGDMDAGAWSCGMVAGLISDIPTCQELIDRIMSEAEAIIRQRLAGFLDA
- a CDS encoding aldo/keto reductase, yielding MEYGNLGRSGLKVSRLCLGCMSYGDTSRGWHGDWVLDEGQSRPFIREAVEAGINFFDTANMYSMGASEEVIGKLLPEFAHRDEIVVATKAFLPWKRAPNAGGLSRKALFQAVDDSLKRLDMDYVDLFQIHRWDPSTPIEETMEALHDIVKMGKARYLGASSMYAWQFAKAQETARANNWTPFVSMQNHVNLLYREEEREMIPLCEDQGVGLIPWSPLARGRLARAWDESTVRSETDGFGKTLYRQHVEADRAVIEAVGAIAKERGVERASVALAWQFSKPAMVAPIIGATKPGHIAAAVAATGLALSEEEIARLEAPYLPKNPVGVESTVAGDLALTLRGE
- a CDS encoding response regulator transcription factor — its product is MQIVSIFLTGEEAETFAPFDHDDTHVVFDRLTGHGPRRIAEGQVWAFIDWVLEDMSGLELCRRLRRDPRMADAHITMVLDGEDKAAHDEDRRRALKAGADDYMIGPVDRHAMLDRVFALRSPRQQQRVARVIELGALAIDLGSLQARWGGERLALRPNEFRLLRFFAENPDRVLSRQDLIAGLGKQDPPIDERTVDVWVGRLRRALQQAGAGQPLRTVRSLGYVFDSE
- a CDS encoding Crp/Fnr family transcriptional regulator — its product is MEYPLTGNFLAGRLRDNLSEDDLRYIETLVESVEEHGNATVLIERGQVAERSTLLIEGFVFRTIEKTDRRYIVGVHVPGDFVDLHGFALKRLDHNIVTVGRVKVGYVSHGALRSVMRERPGVARAMWFATLLDAAIHRKWIQTLEQLDAPRRIAHLYSELRKRLQLIDRPVNGPMRTPFTQLDLADMCGVSAIHANRAVGKLRAAGVGEIRRGDLYPTDWDALEAYARFEPDYLYGDGALRLTEAWDAA
- a CDS encoding Crp/Fnr family transcriptional regulator; the protein is MVDQTEIERFPLTGRFLEGRARHALSESEKARIEGLVSETVDRDHGDRIIARGDVCNTSTMLVEGFMLRTLESDGKRHAVSFHVPGDFVDLHCFALKHLDHNIDCVGPAKIALVPHERLTAAMADDPHLGRLLWFSTLLDAALHRQWIMKLEQLTVPRRIAYIFAEIWRRLEMVGLGDETGFDTPLTQNNIAEMCGATAIHTNRAIGKLRAEGIADFRRGRVEIASRETLETFADFEPDYLYGDGDLSFR
- a CDS encoding glycosyltransferase, which translates into the protein MKIAVLAHIRHAIAEPFKGGMEAHCHALCRGLRARGHEVTLFAAAGSDDPALVPTVAQPYESVLPFELWHGTERLAAYQFEGFASAFDHLRAGSFDMVHNNSLFAPVIGWCADAGIPCVTSQHVPPFGAMRNAVAAHIGRPGVAVTVTSHHQVSLWPEACRDRLRVVPNGVDTDAWRPLAANPEETVGEHLTWVGRIAPNKGTAEAVRAARLAKAALRVFGPIEDAAYFAREVAPHLCEQIVYQGHLDSARLQQEIRTSRAALVTPRWDEPFGLVAAEALASGTPVVGFARGAIPEVVGDCGILGPDGDVAALARAIQAVAKVDRSLCRERALARFSIPRMIAGYECCYAAAISACGTAGSPRAIRSSISAKALEALA
- a CDS encoding glycosyltransferase family 2 protein, with amino-acid sequence MTASVCTLAHGRERHLSNLVSGLARNRRQPMELVVAVMQDREYDLPETDFPIRQIVMGEKGIPLAQARNRAAAEARGELLVFLDVDCIPDPECLADYAIAAALNDGVFMGEVGYLPKGATDAGIDYARFERVAVKHSERAGPPAGMVGECGDYRCFWSLNFALTKAAFTQIGGFDEGYDGYGGEDTDFGRTFVSQGQPLWWVRGAKAYHQYHPHHMPPVHHIDSVIRNAQYFETKWNAPTMEHWLRAFELMGLVKRDGQGGFVKLRDPGPAELALTRQQEHAPYASASKALALMEERIARGEPAVPQAEMAAA
- a CDS encoding HAD-IIB family hydrolase; amino-acid sequence: MSIALGGCLRAEPVQYGITEDTGGHITYILGEMEALARRDDVELAEIITRRFVDKRLGAIHAQSEEWISDTCVIRRIDSGDPRYLAKEALAQDRAAFIDALFADLRARSRLPDIVHAHFADAADIAAQIEREFGIPFIYTAHSLGLDKRAAVTAPGPELAAELDGRIAEEDRAIGAASAIVGSSRDECERQILAYPSARIGRVNRIVPGVKVPSVGQDARDRARDLIAPFLREPDKPIILAIARPVAKKNLAMLVEAFGRSPWLRAKANLVILAGLRDGIESGGAERRAVFSELLDTIDRHELYGSIAYPPRHAREDVEALFALARESGGVFVNPAKVEPYGLTLVEAAAHGVPVVATRIGGPIDILDQLDHGLLVDPDDPQDIADAIERLLDDRALWAEKSANALARVTAMTWEAYADHFVALARDILSREEPVNKVLSSLLVCDLDNTLTGCRIGVSRLREYLSRNSGVGFVLATGRSIVEAQRIVREWGLPRPRAWITSVGSELYVERHGEIERDLLFDRKIALGWDPAAVDEAVKGLKGLTPQPHYEQREFKRSFFADDPTVADALRVRLLERGIYARTVLSHATLLDILPIAGGKAVAMRHIAGRLGVDMRNVFAVGDSGNDEDMLSVCDNAIMVANHSQEIATLSDRANVYVARRSHANGALEGILAHQRRQRAAHRVEQVA
- a CDS encoding sensor domain-containing diguanylate cyclase — its product is MPQAILPILTNILVAAMFIGAFLVTAHTYPMVRRARWFALAFAFGVIEPLAGLAIWLGGNVAVLQTIGFASFLTALVTMALAMSHYHKRRPMWASAALILICGCLWRVATIEAPRDTVWYQLSFQSWFTFGAILCTVAMKRHAPPSLLNRCLVGVSVVMALHFPLKAAFAIWLGTGATERDYAGTIYAAISQASSGLLTIAAGLLVIASFLHSVVRASQTEALSDPLTGLPNRRALDRWLDVAQSADTHTALSIAIIDVDHFKRFNDRFGHAVGDEVLRKVAACLERNRPSAGHAARIGGEEFVLLLPLDQRAAFLACESMRLAIEQLDYADADLITVSIGMATMKAGEATGDLLRRADRALYRAKAAGRDRCEIDAADGEVARQIAPPALKLVPRR
- a CDS encoding DUF1289 domain-containing protein, coding for MLWTLDLSRSWRDQPPVPAIASPCINLCRLDRDNRHCTGCGRSLDEIAAWQAASDADKRAIIREAAERLRVAGSVRPEPMP